A stretch of Blastocatellia bacterium DNA encodes these proteins:
- a CDS encoding protein kinase, translating to MGSVEKDFAGTERFEIRQRLGSGGFGVVYEAFDRERNAPVALKTLHNSDSEAIYRFKQEFRALADITHRNLAALYELICEGDQWFFTMELVQGVNFLRYIRGDATVKPDGGKRATAARKVETETLTMSDPTHNFPANLASIAFSPAIAKKTPTKALTTKLVKELVPPCIIDLEQLRDLIRQLAMGVMALHSAGKLHRDLKPSNVLVTKEGRVVILDFGLAIELSRKSSNEQASRVVGTPQFMSPEQACGMPGTEASDWYSFGVMLFQALTGQLPFTGSSAEIMLKKQRREPLPPSDLVSGVPRDLDEICIDLLRRLPEDRPKGKEILKRIFTGHTSDLRKSLTQLTQLSPIESLPFVGREELLNNLDEAFLKMKEGKGVTVLVHGGSGLGKSALARHYIDAIQSLEAKALVLSGRCYERESVPYKALDSIVDALSRYLKGLTPNELEAILPHDVLALVRLFPVLRQLEVVAAARRRILNSPDTRELRRRSFTALRELLVRLADREMLVMFIDDLHWGDADSAALMAELLRHPEPPAIFLIATYRSEETETSPMLKELLAFLADHNYKLEVRKLEVGELSLDEAEELIYALLEDKETIAPEKIKKIARESKGNPYFIDELVRFELTEKEKKKSKNISAELKLVETIVSLDNIVEARFASISPSAKEFLQLIVVNGSPIEVEVIRRAIQLGAEEPMVMATLRSARLIRVRRTPQGDTVEPYHNRIREIILSKLTPEELKNYHLKLALALEATQCQDAEVLMAHFRDAGDLENTIKYSELAAEQAIEALAFDRAIQLYRFIIDSLSNYEDKKQPTWVKLGDALANAGHGLEAAQAYLAAAEKAESTQKLTLQRLASEQFLVNGYVDQGVTILQDLLKTLDIGFAKTPQRAFFSAFLRRTYLKVRGLSFQEREANDLSDEDLAKVDTLWSVTIGLTFVDPVRAADFQVRHLLYALNLGEPYRVARAIALDVIHSASAGGHAKEETEKLVQTALALAERIHHPHALGVATLTAGAAAYFVGNWAKAKELLERAETTLRENYTRIFWELDVIQIYLLRSLYFMGEIKELIHRLPPLLRDAKERGDLSAITLLHTRYYIINLAQDSVLDAKKGLNLAIKQSSQESDFQLQHYWELFGEIEVALYSGDVQQAWQKLNDCWQSLNKSLLFRIQVFLIETYHLHARVALAMAQTIDNNEEFLRQAQQDIKRIEQEKMSWGNALAGLIRASLATMRRDNKKAIELLAEAEVIFDSLEMSLYSAAARYNRGLLMNSPQGQELSKDASTWMIDQEIKNPARMAAMLAPGKWQ from the coding sequence ATGGGTAGTGTAGAAAAAGATTTTGCTGGAACAGAACGCTTTGAAATTAGACAACGCTTAGGCTCAGGTGGCTTTGGCGTGGTTTATGAAGCTTTTGACCGAGAACGTAATGCCCCTGTAGCACTTAAAACTTTACATAATAGCGATTCAGAAGCAATTTATCGTTTTAAGCAAGAGTTTCGTGCCTTAGCAGACATTACCCATAGAAACTTAGCTGCACTTTATGAACTAATTTGTGAGGGGGATCAATGGTTTTTTACCATGGAATTAGTTCAAGGAGTAAACTTTCTTAGATATATTCGAGGAGATGCAACGGTAAAGCCTGATGGAGGAAAACGAGCAACAGCAGCAAGAAAAGTAGAAACAGAAACTCTAACTATGTCTGACCCTACACATAATTTTCCAGCTAACTTAGCTTCTATAGCTTTTTCGCCTGCCATAGCTAAAAAAACTCCAACTAAAGCATTAACCACAAAACTAGTTAAAGAATTAGTCCCACCCTGCATAATTGATTTAGAGCAGTTAAGAGATTTAATAAGACAACTAGCTATGGGAGTTATGGCACTGCACTCAGCAGGAAAATTACACCGAGACTTAAAACCTTCTAATGTTTTAGTAACTAAGGAAGGTAGAGTTGTTATCTTAGATTTTGGCCTAGCAATAGAGTTAAGCCGAAAAAGCAGCAATGAACAAGCTTCTAGAGTAGTTGGAACACCTCAATTTATGTCACCTGAACAAGCTTGCGGAATGCCTGGAACAGAAGCAAGTGATTGGTATAGTTTTGGTGTAATGCTTTTTCAAGCTTTGACTGGTCAACTTCCCTTTACTGGCTCATCAGCAGAAATAATGCTAAAAAAACAACGCCGTGAACCACTCCCACCAAGCGATCTAGTTTCTGGCGTGCCAAGAGATTTAGACGAAATTTGCATTGATTTACTTAGGCGACTGCCAGAAGATCGGCCAAAGGGTAAAGAAATCTTAAAACGCATTTTTACTGGTCATACTTCAGATCTTAGAAAAAGCCTAACTCAGCTAACCCAACTTTCTCCAATTGAATCTCTTCCCTTTGTTGGTCGTGAAGAACTTTTAAATAATTTGGATGAAGCCTTCTTAAAGATGAAAGAAGGAAAAGGTGTAACAGTTCTAGTGCATGGAGGTTCTGGTTTAGGTAAAAGTGCGTTGGCACGCCATTATATTGATGCAATTCAATCACTTGAAGCAAAAGCATTAGTGTTATCTGGCCGCTGCTATGAGCGTGAATCTGTCCCCTATAAAGCTCTAGATAGCATTGTTGATGCTCTAAGTCGTTATCTTAAAGGGCTTACACCAAATGAGTTAGAAGCTATTTTGCCTCATGATGTACTTGCTTTAGTTCGCTTATTCCCTGTTTTAAGACAGCTAGAAGTTGTTGCTGCTGCACGCCGTCGAATACTAAATAGCCCTGATACTAGGGAACTTCGCCGCCGTTCTTTTACTGCGCTACGTGAATTATTAGTTAGGCTAGCAGACCGTGAAATGCTAGTAATGTTTATTGATGATCTTCATTGGGGAGATGCTGATAGTGCTGCTTTGATGGCAGAATTGCTGCGCCATCCTGAGCCTCCAGCAATATTTTTAATTGCTACTTACCGAAGCGAAGAAACAGAAACTAGCCCAATGTTAAAAGAGCTTCTAGCTTTTTTGGCAGACCATAACTATAAGTTAGAAGTACGTAAGCTAGAAGTAGGAGAATTAAGCCTAGATGAGGCTGAAGAATTAATTTATGCACTGCTAGAAGATAAAGAAACAATTGCACCAGAAAAAATTAAAAAAATTGCTCGTGAATCTAAAGGAAACCCTTATTTTATAGATGAATTAGTTAGGTTTGAGTTAACAGAAAAAGAAAAGAAAAAGAGCAAAAATATTAGTGCTGAATTAAAGTTAGTTGAAACAATAGTTAGCCTAGATAATATAGTTGAAGCTAGATTTGCAAGTATTTCCCCTTCAGCAAAAGAATTTTTGCAATTAATTGTAGTTAATGGTAGCCCAATAGAAGTTGAAGTAATTCGCCGAGCAATACAATTAGGTGCTGAAGAGCCTATGGTAATGGCAACTTTACGATCTGCTAGGCTAATTCGTGTCCGACGAACCCCACAAGGTGACACCGTAGAGCCTTATCATAATCGCATTAGAGAAATAATTTTATCTAAGTTAACTCCTGAAGAGTTAAAAAATTATCACTTAAAGCTTGCTTTGGCCCTAGAAGCAACACAATGTCAAGATGCTGAAGTACTAATGGCTCATTTTCGTGATGCTGGAGATTTGGAAAATACCATTAAATATAGCGAACTAGCCGCAGAACAAGCTATTGAGGCATTAGCCTTTGATCGAGCAATTCAACTTTATAGGTTTATTATTGATTCACTTTCTAATTATGAGGATAAAAAACAGCCTACTTGGGTAAAACTAGGTGATGCTCTTGCAAATGCTGGTCATGGACTAGAAGCAGCACAAGCTTATTTGGCAGCAGCAGAAAAAGCAGAGTCTACCCAAAAGCTTACTTTACAACGACTTGCAAGCGAGCAGTTTTTAGTTAATGGCTATGTTGACCAAGGTGTAACTATTTTGCAAGACCTTCTTAAAACCTTAGATATAGGCTTTGCTAAAACTCCACAAAGAGCTTTTTTTTCTGCTTTCTTGAGACGCACTTACTTAAAAGTGCGTGGTTTAAGTTTTCAAGAACGAGAAGCTAATGACTTATCAGACGAAGATTTAGCAAAAGTTGATACTCTATGGTCAGTAACAATTGGATTAACATTTGTTGATCCAGTACGAGCAGCAGATTTTCAAGTTAGGCATTTGTTGTATGCGTTGAACTTAGGTGAACCATACCGAGTAGCAAGAGCTATTGCTTTAGATGTTATTCATTCAGCAAGCGCAGGTGGACACGCTAAAGAAGAGACCGAAAAACTAGTTCAAACTGCTTTAGCTTTAGCTGAGCGAATACACCACCCACACGCTTTAGGTGTAGCAACTTTAACTGCTGGCGCGGCAGCTTATTTTGTAGGCAATTGGGCAAAAGCTAAGGAGTTGTTAGAACGTGCAGAAACAACACTACGAGAAAATTACACTAGAATTTTCTGGGAGTTAGATGTAATTCAAATCTATTTATTACGCTCATTATATTTTATGGGCGAGATAAAAGAGCTTATTCACCGCTTGCCGCCGCTGTTAAGAGATGCTAAAGAACGTGGTGATTTATCTGCGATTACGCTACTACATACACGCTACTATATTATAAATTTGGCACAAGATAGCGTTTTAGATGCTAAAAAAGGGCTTAATTTAGCTATTAAGCAATCTTCGCAGGAAAGTGATTTTCAATTACAACATTACTGGGAGTTATTTGGAGAAATAGAAGTAGCTCTTTATAGTGGAGATGTTCAGCAAGCTTGGCAAAAATTAAATGACTGCTGGCAAAGCTTAAACAAGTCTTTACTGTTTAGAATCCAAGTTTTTCTTATTGAAACCTACCATTTACACGCCCGTGTAGCCCTAGCAATGGCGCAAACTATTGATAACAATGAAGAATTTTTACGTCAAGCACAACAAGATATAAAAAGAATTGAGCAAGAAAAAATGTCTTGGGGCAATGCTTTAGCTGGCTTGATACGAGCTAGTTTAGCTACAATGCGCCGAGATAATAAAAAAGCTATTGAATTATTGGCTGAAGCAGAAGTCATTTTTGATAGTTTAGAAATGTCACTTTATTCTGCTGCTGCTAGATATAACCGAGGACTTTTAATGAACAGTCCTCAAGGTCAAGAACTAAGTAAGGATGCTAGTACTTGGATGATTGATCAAGAAATTAAAAACCCTGCACGAATGGCAGCTATGCTAGCTCCGGGCAAATGGCAATAA
- a CDS encoding carboxypeptidase regulatory-like domain-containing protein gives MNCASIVITQNKINCCFWGSFEILYFFVISVSNFFCAPVLAWQTITGTLSGRVIDESLTPLVGVVVRVTHLSNGFVYAKKTDLQGIYRIDFLPAGEYRIEASKEGYKSNIIERFVAK, from the coding sequence ATAAATTGCGCGTCTATTGTTATAACTCAAAATAAAATTAATTGTTGTTTTTGGGGTAGTTTTGAGATTTTATATTTCTTTGTTATTAGTGTTTCCAACTTCTTTTGCGCTCCAGTTCTAGCTTGGCAAACCATTACAGGAACTCTTTCTGGGCGAGTAATTGATGAAAGTTTAACTCCTTTAGTTGGTGTAGTTGTAAGAGTCACCCATTTAAGCAATGGTTTTGTTTATGCTAAAAAAACAGACTTACAAGGCATCTATCGTATTGATTTTTTACCTGCTGGAGAATATCGAATTGAAGCATCAAAAGAAGGTTATAAATCTAATATAATTGAAAGATTTGTTGCGAAGTAA
- a CDS encoding SAM-dependent methyltransferase has protein sequence MNELTAKLTEQIKNTGAITFYEFMHTALYHKNLGYYFNDKEKIGVRGDYYTSANVDASFGALLAKECLRLYKQLDSNSQKINILEIGAGTGQLAFDIIYSLITENNFPQNNIQYTVCEISPTMQTLQKEKLAPFLGQVKWLNYNELQENPQTAIIIANEVVDAFAVHKVQFSKGKLEELYLNSDGVSLKPFWQKAKTAELEEYLRKLKIELIENQVIEINLDAIKWLKTLVNSLIEGFIIIIDYGDLSDHLYSPENLTGTIKCFSKHKLNSQVFENIGEQDITSGVNFSALIYYGQEFGLENLVFTRQADFLIKLGLLERLEQLITQDPDSFKSLKTRLALKNFFIPGGISDHFKVLVQKKSKEIKYKLQK, from the coding sequence ATGAATGAGCTAACAGCAAAACTAACTGAGCAAATAAAAAACACTGGTGCTATTACCTTTTACGAGTTTATGCACACAGCACTTTATCATAAAAATTTAGGCTATTATTTTAATGATAAAGAAAAAATTGGTGTGCGTGGCGATTATTACACCTCAGCAAACGTTGATGCTAGCTTTGGAGCATTGCTAGCTAAAGAATGTTTACGGCTTTATAAACAATTAGATTCTAACTCCCAGAAAATCAATATTTTAGAAATAGGTGCTGGCACCGGACAACTTGCTTTTGATATTATTTATAGTTTAATTACAGAAAATAATTTTCCTCAAAATAATATTCAATACACGGTTTGCGAAATCAGCCCCACAATGCAAACACTACAAAAAGAAAAACTTGCTCCATTTCTAGGCCAGGTTAAATGGTTAAATTACAATGAGTTACAAGAAAATCCTCAAACAGCAATTATTATTGCTAATGAAGTTGTGGACGCTTTTGCAGTTCACAAAGTGCAGTTTTCCAAAGGTAAGCTAGAAGAGCTTTACTTAAATAGCGATGGCGTGAGCTTAAAACCCTTTTGGCAAAAGGCTAAAACGGCTGAACTAGAAGAATACTTAAGAAAATTAAAAATTGAATTAATAGAAAATCAAGTAATTGAAATCAATTTAGACGCTATTAAATGGCTTAAAACCCTTGTTAACTCTTTAATAGAAGGCTTTATCATTATTATTGACTATGGTGATTTGTCAGATCATCTTTATAGCCCAGAAAATTTAACAGGAACAATAAAATGTTTTTCTAAACATAAACTTAACTCTCAAGTTTTTGAAAATATTGGAGAACAAGATATCACTTCTGGTGTAAATTTTTCTGCATTAATTTATTATGGACAAGAATTTGGGCTAGAAAACTTGGTTTTTACTAGGCAAGCAGATTTTTTAATTAAGTTAGGTTTACTAGAACGGCTAGAGCAATTAATAACACAAGATCCTGATAGTTTTAAGTCATTAAAAACTCGACTGGCATTAAAAAACTTCTTTATACCTGGTGGCATTAGTGATCATTTCAAAGTGCTAGTCCAGAAAAAATCAAAAGAAATTAAATATAAGTTACAAAAATAA
- a CDS encoding IPT/TIG domain-containing protein has translation MDSLSEIVITGRNFTNDSLIVFGDQLIKNPTISSTQIRFGLPPQSFAGVKTLSVITRAGIAQQEINITAKPVSELAVGEITTVAGGTFSYGDGQIASKANIAGVETVLFDKAGNIYFADTFGGRVRRIDAQTKVVTTVAGGGKVAEDGQLALLSSIRPRGLALDNTGNLLIADDLTKSIKRVDILTNAINTLAGGIEARAFWGWRFSYKSFFR, from the coding sequence ATGGATAGCCTTTCAGAAATAGTTATTACTGGACGTAATTTTACTAATGATAGTTTAATAGTTTTTGGAGATCAATTAATTAAAAATCCAACTATTAGCTCTACACAAATAAGATTTGGCTTACCTCCCCAAAGTTTTGCTGGTGTAAAAACACTCTCTGTTATTACTCGTGCTGGCATAGCACAACAAGAAATAAATATTACAGCTAAACCAGTATCAGAATTAGCTGTAGGTGAAATAACAACTGTAGCAGGTGGAACATTTTCTTATGGTGATGGGCAAATAGCTAGTAAAGCTAATATAGCTGGTGTCGAAACGGTATTGTTTGACAAAGCTGGCAATATTTATTTTGCAGATACTTTTGGCGGTAGAGTTCGCCGCATTGACGCACAAACAAAAGTTGTTACAACTGTTGCTGGAGGGGGAAAAGTAGCGGAAGATGGACAATTAGCTTTACTTTCAAGTATTAGACCACGTGGACTTGCTTTAGATAATACTGGTAATCTATTGATTGCAGATGATTTAACAAAATCTATCAAACGAGTTGATATATTAACAAACGCTATTAACACATTAGCTGGAGGTATAGAGGCCCGTGCATTTTGGGGATGGCGATTTAGCTATAAAAGCTTCTTTAGGTAA